Sequence from the Qipengyuania pelagi genome:
CATCTATCCGGGGCGGGCCGTCCGCGCTGCCTTGCTCTATACGCAGACACCGCAGCTGATCGACCTGCCGGGCGCTGCAATCGCCCGATACAAAACACGATTTGCCGAACCGCAGGAAAGCTTTGCGCTGCCACCCGTTGAGTAGATGACACGCGCTCCTAAATGGGGCGCAACCGATACAGGAGAATTATCATGGCCACCGTCGCCGTCACCGATAGCAGTTTCCAGTCCGACGTCCTCGATTCGGACAAGCCCGTCCTCGTCGATTTCTGGGCCGATTGGTGCGGACCCTGCAAGATGATCGCTCCGGCCTTGGAAGAACTGAGCGACGAGCTTGGCGACAAGGTCATCATCGCCAAGATGGACATCATGGAAAACCCCGATGTTCCGGGCAAGATGGGCGTGCAGTCGATCCCCTATCTCGTGCTGTTCAAGAATGGCGAGCCTGCCGCGAATATGCGCGGGGCGGCGCCCAAGGGCCAGCTCAAACAGTGGCTCGAAGGCGAACTCTAAGCGTCGAACATGGCATAGCGCGCGGCCAGATCGTCCCACAAAGCGGGGCTGGCCGCGCCGATGAGGCCGGTGCGATCCTTCTCGTCCACGCGATAGGGTGACCCGTCGGGCCGGGCGCATTTTCCGCCCGCCTCGTTCAGCCACAGCGCCCCGGCCGCATGATCCCAGGCGATGGTGCGCTCGAAAATCGAGACGTCGTTTTCACCTAATGCGAGGCGCGGATATTGC
This genomic interval carries:
- the trxA gene encoding thioredoxin, with product MATVAVTDSSFQSDVLDSDKPVLVDFWADWCGPCKMIAPALEELSDELGDKVIIAKMDIMENPDVPGKMGVQSIPYLVLFKNGEPAANMRGAAPKGQLKQWLEGEL